A window of Castanea sativa cultivar Marrone di Chiusa Pesio chromosome 1, ASM4071231v1 contains these coding sequences:
- the LOC142621490 gene encoding protein neprosin-like yields MRTSFSHGLGFKGMVFFIGVALICSRVVEGKTFSKQKVSEVERKKNHLRRHALKSIKSADGDIIDCIDIYKQLAFDHPALRNHTIQMTPSYDPTEAKTRTKWDEKHSSMTVTSQLWQKSGSCPKGTIPKAILITEGYSYTGAKGDIKVWNPNVEADDEYSTSQICLSNGPYYNFESVESGWAVNPSVYGDRQTRLFVYWTADASKTTGCFDLTCPGFVQTSDIIALGAAIYPISLPGGLPYQITIYIFKDPSTGNWWVQYGEKINIGYWPPDLFKSLSFHAETVDWGGEVYSSKLRHTPHTATAMGNGNFPLPYLCNSGCITRMRIHDNSPTLKFPDWVETYTDEYNCYDVSYVGDYIEDPEFFYGGPGKNYICP; encoded by the exons ATGAGAACAAGTTTTTCTCATGGTTTGGGATTCAAAGGCATGGTCTTTTTTATAGGAGTGGCTCTCATTTGTTCTCGAGTGGTGGAGGGTAAAACATTTTCTAAGCAGAAGGTTTCGGaagttgaaaggaaaaaaaaccacCTGAGAAGGCATGCATTAAAAAGTATAAAG AGTGCAGATGGAGATATTATTGATTGCATTGACATTTATAAGCAGCTAGCTTTTGATCATCCTGCTTTAAGGAATCACACCATCCAG ATGACACCCAGCTATGATCCAACTGAGGCtaaaacaagaacaaaatgGGATGAAAAGCACTCTTCCATGACTGTGACTTCACAACTATGGCAGAAAAGTGGAAGTTGTCCTAAAGGCACAATCCCG AAGGCAATATTGATTACAGAAGGTTATAGCTACACAGGAGCTAAAGGAGATATCAAAGTTTGGAATCCTAACGTTGAGGCTGACGATGAGTACAGTACTTCTCAAATTTGTCTCTCCAATGGCCCTTACTATAATTTTGAAAGCGTTGAATCTGGATGGGCG gtAAATCCGAGTGTATATGGGGACAGACAGACTCGTTTATTTGTATATTGGACG GCTGATGCTTCAAAGACAACAGGTTGCTTCGATCTCACTTGTCCTGGTTTTGTTCAAACCAGTGATATAATTGCTCTTGGCGCAGCAATATATCCAATTTCACTGCCTGGTGGACTCCCATATCAAATAACCATTTACATTTTTAAG GATCCCAGCACAGGCAACTGGTGGGTGCAATATGGAGAGAAAATTAACATTGGTTATTGGCCCCCTGATTTATTCAAATCTTTAAGCTTTCACGCAGAAACTGTGGATTGGGGAGGTGAAGTATACAGCTCCAAACTGCGACATACTCCACACACTGCAACAGCTATGGGAAATGGAAACTTTCCCCTTCCTTATCTGTGCAATTCAGGCTGCATAACACGAATGCGAATTCATGACAATTCTCCAACCTTGAAGTTCCCAGATTGGGTAGAAACTTATACGGATGAGTACAACTGCTACGATGTTAGCTATGTTGGAGATTACATTGAAGATcctgaatttttttatggagGGCCtggtaaaaattatatttgtccttAA
- the LOC142622469 gene encoding uncharacterized protein LOC142622469, with translation MVNYLLKITAELENLTNLQPQGGCDDPNFSFLFKVKCGRCGEVSQKETCVTLSETVALPAGKATTNLMQKCKFCGRDGTITMIPGQGKPLTDEASQSGKYAPLMQFDCRGYEPLEYVFCSGWKAESIEGTKFDDIDLSAGEFSEYDEKGECPVMISNLRSTFDVVK, from the exons ATGGTGAACTACCTTCTGAAGATCACTGCGGAGCTTGAGAATCTCACAAACCTTCAGCCCCAAGGTGGCTGTGACGACCCAAACTTCTCTTTCCTCTTTAAG gTGAAATGCGGGAGGTGTGGAGAGGTGAGCCAGAAAGAAACTTGTGTGACCTTGAGTGAAACTGTTGCTCTCCCAGCTGGCAAGGCAACAACTAATCTCATGCAGAAG TGCAAGTTTTGTGGGAGGGATGGAACTATAACAATGATCCCTGGTCAAGGTAAACCATTGACTGACGAAGCAAGTCAATCTGGGAAGTATGCCCCCTTGATGCAGTTTGACTGCAGGGGTTATGAGCCTCTGGAATATGTATTTTGCAGTGGATGGAAGGCTGAATCT ATTgaaggaacaaaatttgatgACATCGACTTGTCAGCAGGGGAGTTTTCAGAATATGATGAGAAGGGAGAGTGCCCAGTTATGATTTCCAATCTCCGTTCAACATTTGATGTAGTGAAGTAG
- the LOC142621493 gene encoding protein neprosin-like, which yields MEKRITLRLLFVIALLVLSSVDVEAKARKIISEVDRKLKLLNKPAVKSIKSEDGDIIDCVDIYKQPAFDHPALKDHKIEMRPSISFPSDTTITAKNESSQRVLSQIWHKSGSCPKGTIPQTSYLITLGYSYIGARGNINVWNPRVQSPDEYTTAQIWLKSGPGDSFESIEAGWMVNPKLFSDTQARLFIRWTLDSYQKTGCINLLCSGFVQTSQGIGLGSAIQPTSQSRGDQYEVDIQINMDPNLRRWWLKFGDVVIGYWPFEILTYMQQKAVLVQWGGDVYSKNVKGVKPHTTTAMGSGDYASALLGAACYINKLRIVDYSLQLKYPEWVHTDSEEPDCYSSLNYQKSLAFEPTLFFGGPGRGFFCP from the exons atGGAGAAAAGAATTACTTTAAGGCTTTTGTTTGTGATAGCTTTGCTTGTTTTGAGTAGCGTAGATGTAGAAGCTAAAGCTAGAAAAATTATATCAGAAGTCGATAGAAAATTGAAGCTTCTCAACAAGCCAGCAGTCAAGAGTATTaag AGTGAAGATGGAGATATTATTGATTGCGTTGACATCTACAAACAACCTGCTTTTGATCATCCTGCATTAAAGGACCATAAAATTGAG ATGAGACCGAGTATTAGTTTTCCATCTGACACTACTATAACTGCTAAAAACGAGTCATCTCAACGAGTTCTGTCGCAAATTTGGCACAAAAGTGGAAGTTGTCCAAAGGGAACCATTCCC CAGACTTCATATCTTATTACATTGGGATATAGTTATATTGGTGCTAGAGGAAATATAAATGTCTGGAATCCAAGAGTTCAATCGCCTGATGAATACACTACTGCTCAAATTTGGCTTAAAAGTGGCCCTGGAGATAGTTTTGAAAGTATTGAAGCAGGCTGGATG GTCAACCCAAAGTTATTCAGTGATACACAAGCTCGATTATTTATACGATGGACT CTGGATTCATATCAGAAGACAGGCTGCATTAACCTCCTTTGCTCTGGATTTGTACAAACTAGCCAAGGGATCGGATTAGGCTCAGCTATTCAACCTACATCACAAAGTCGGGGAGACCAATATGAGGTCGACATCCAAATTAACATG gatCCAAATCTGAGAAGATGGTGGCTAAAATTTGGAGACGTTGTGATAGGGTATTGGCCCTTCGAAATCCTAACATATATGCAACAGAAAGCCGTATTAGTTCAATGGGGAGGGGATGTTTATAGCAAAAACGTGAAGGGAGTCAAACCCCACACTACAACGGCCATGGGGAGTGGAGATTATGCATCTGCTTTGTTGGGAGCAGCTTGTTACATTAATAAGCTTAGAATCGTGGATTATTCTCTGCAGTTGAAGTACCCTGAATGGGTACATACTGATTCCGAGGAACCCGATTGCTATAGCTCTCTTAATTACCAAAAGAGTCTTGCATTTGAGCCTACGTTATTCTTTGGAGGTCCTGGTCGAGGGTTTTTTTGCCCATGA